GACAGCGGACTTGGTACATTCTACCATTTTCCGGAGCGCATTCCTGAGAATATTCCAATCTTTACCTGGTTTGGCGGTGCTTGTAGGATCTTCGACCTCAAAAACCCAAAGATCATCTATCTTTCTACCCATCCGTTGGACCAGATCTTAGGAGCAAAATTTTATCCAAATGCACCGATCTTAGAAAACCCATCCTTAAATGTGGCGGGCCTTGCAGTTTCGCTACTTCAATCTTTAGGAGCAGAATCCGTTCTATTGAAAGGATTCGGTTTCGAAAGAGAAGGAGGAAAAACTCACTGCAGATCCACAGGTTACGAAAGATACGACAGATTTTTCATAGATCGTAAAAGAAGCTTATATAATTCGAGATATACACCTGAATCTAGATGGAGAACAAGAACGAGCGTCCTAGAAATATTACAGAATTGGAGTCCACTCCCTATTCTTTCCGAAATCGACTCCAAGGCGCAAACGTTTTCAGGCTGGGAAAATTCTTTGGACAGTTATCCTTCTTCTTTTCCCGGTTCCGGACAAAACTGGAGAAAACTTTGTTCCGGAATTTCGGAACTTCCAAGTGAGATCCGGAACCTTCTTCCCAGAGAAACTAGACTTTTAGATCCAAGAACCTAATTTTGGGTCGAAGATCCTACAAGAAGAAGATTCAACTACTTGACATTCCGGGAGAATTCTCCAAAACTCTCTAGTTCCGGGAAACCGGCCAACCTTTCGGTCTAGGATTATGAATAAAGGTTATATTATTTGTGTCGATGATGAAGTGTCGGTGCTGGAGACTCTCCAGGAACAGCTTCATAACGAATTCGGTAAGACTCATGAGATCGAAACCGCAAGAAGCGCTGAAGAGGCACTCGCCTTATTGGATGAGATCCAAGCTTCCGGTTATGTGATCGAAGTTATCATTACGGATCAGGTAATGCCCGGTATGAAAGGCGCCGATTTTTTGGAATCGGTCCACAAACGGTCTCCTGACTCGATCAAAATTCTGCTCACCGGCCAAGCCGGTTTGGATTCCGCAATCCACGCGATAAATTTCGGGGGATTGAGCAGATACGTGGAAAAACCCTGGAACATAGAGGATCTAACCAGAGACATCCGATCTTTGATAGAAAAGTTCCGGCAGAACCTGGAGAATCAACATTTAGTCAATGAGCTTAACAGAAGAATCAAGGAACTCGAAGAAGAAAACCGCAAGCTGCAGCAAACAGGCGAATAACCTGCTCTCGGCCCTCGAAAACAAAACAGATCCGATCTTGCGGCCTTCCCGCTTTATTAGCTTGGCCGGTATTTCCACGCTTTCTCTGGTATTGTCCTTTCTTTCTTTCGGCGCCTTGGCCGCAAAAGAAGCTCCGCCTAAACCTAAATATACGGAAGAACAGATCCGTAAGAAAAAAGAAGTACTTTCAAAAGTTCTAAAATACGGGACCACAAAAGAAAGAGCAAGCGCTCTAAGAGAACTAGAAGATTTTCCAAAAGAAGAAGCTGGAGAATTATACGACCAAGTCGGAGTGATCCTTTCCAAGGATCCGGATTGGTCCATGAAGATCTATGCTCTTAGAATTTCAGGAATCTTAAAACTTACCCAATTCGAAGATAAGATCATCGCATTATTAAAACATGACCAGCAAGATGTGCAGAAAGAAGCGGTCTATGTAGTCAAAAAACTAAAATTCGATTCCGGGATCCCTGTTTTAACTGAATTACTTAAGGCCCAGGACTTCACCAAAAATTCGAATTTTCTGATCGCACTTATAGAAACATTAGCAGAATTTCCTCAGGCAAACGAACCATTCTCCGTATTAGAAGCAAGATTCCAAGAGAAGTTTAACGATCCTGAAGTAAGAGCACAAATCGCACTCTATTTCGGAAAAGTAAAAAAGTCTTCGATAGAGAATGTTTTGATCGCAACTGTAAAAGATGAAAAAGAACCGATCACACTTCGCGCCTACTCGGTAAACGCACTCGGAAAGATCAAATCGGAAGCCGCAATCACTCCTCTCAGAGAACTTCTGGAAAAGATCCGCGCTTTAAAATCCAAGAACGATATCCAAGATTACCAAGCACTCAAGATACACACAATTACCGCTCTTGTTTCCTTAGGAGATAAGGAAATTATAGAAGAATTATATTCATTCGCAAGAGACGACGATGCAATGGTCCGACTCCGCGCCATCAAACATTTGGCGGAAACGGAAGATCCTGCAGTGATCGAAATTTTAGAATATAAGGCACAAAGAGATCCCAGCGAAAAAGTAAAACGTGCTGCCCAAAATGCTTTGGACCAACTTCGTAAAAAATTAGATCCTAGTTTTGTGCCTGCAAGTGCAGAGACCAAACCTGCAAAAGATACAAGCACCAGAAAAGCGGGAGGTTCCGGATCTTCTTCATCCAGAAGGTCCAGACCTAGCAGCGGCGGAGGAGAAGGTTCTAATCCTGTTCCATTAAGCGGAGAAGGAGCCGGATCTTCCGGAGGCAGCACTGGCGGCGGATCATCCGGTTCAGGAGGTTCTTCCGGAGGAGGAAAACCATCCGGCGGAGAATCAGAGGATCTGGAAAACGATTAATGAAACAATTCCTTCTCCTATCCGCAATCCTTTGTATCATACCAACATCGGATGGGAGAAGATTGGATGCGGAACCCGCAGGAAATACATACCGAGGGACGATCACTCTTAAAGAACCTAGAGCCCTCGATATAAAAGAATCCTTAACTGATTCTTCTCCCAATTATCCGGAAACAATCAAACTATATTACCAAGGCCTAAAGGAAAACTACGTAGTATTCTACGATTGGAACGGACATACATTATATTATAAATATAGAGATAATAAATTCGATAGAAGATTCAAAAAATACGTATCAAGATTAGCGGCTGGCGCACCTTACGAAGTAACAGGAGAATACCAAGGAGTATTCGTATTCGAAAACAAAACCATTCGAAGATTCAAGAAGAAGGGAGAAGATACACTCGCAGACAGAAAAGAAAAACAGTCCATCCCGGTATTCCAGCTAGTCAAATACAGAGAATTGATCTTAGAGGAAATCATCTTTTGATCCGAGTTCCCTTCTACAAAATCCTTCCTTTCTTATTCATCCTCACAAGCGCTTCCGTGTCTTCTGTTCCCTTAGACCCGGACCAAAAAGTCTACCAACCTGGAGAAACATTTACCGAAAATTTTATCCGGATCGATTTTCCTGAAAAAGCACTGGTCCGCACCGAATCCAGAAAACGCTGGAGAGCGGTCCCACTCAAAGACAGGCCTTGGCTTGCCATATGGAGAAAACTGGACAGAGTCGGAGAAGAAACTCTGGGAACCAAGGTACTAGAAGCGGTGTTTCCAAACGTTACACCGGAAAAATTCAGCATCTATAGGACGGAGATACTACGTTGGTCTAAAGAAGACAATTCCGGAGGAAACCCACTCCAACTCTATTTTTTTCTGCTCCGAAAAGAAGATAAGGCCTACACATTCTATATCGCTTTCTACAAAGAACGCCAAGACTTAAAGGATTGGTTTTCCGATCCAAACCGTTACTTGAACCCTCAGTAAAATCGACTTGCTAGTAGGCGTGGTCCTCAAAAAATGGAGCCTCCGGGCCTATAGCTCAGTTGGTTAGAGCAGCAGACTCATAATCTGCGGGTCGAAGGTTCAAGTCCTTCTGGGCCCAAAAATTTTTCCTCATTTGCCCATACAGCAGATTCAGAATCTCCGGGTTGCAGGTGCAAGTCCTTCTGGGCCCAAAAATTTTTCCTCATTTGCCCATACAGCAGATTCAGAATCTCTGGGTTGCAGGTGCAAGTCCTTCTGGGCCCACCATTTTTTTCCCATATTTCAATTTCAGATAAACGGTCCAGAAGGACTTGAAGCTTTTGCACGAGAGCATTTGCAGCGATCCGTAGAGAGCGTCGCAAATGCGCCGCGAGCCATGGATGGCGAAGCGAGTGCAAAAGACGCCGTGGAGCCAAGTTTGACAGGAAGGCAAACTGCGTAACGGCAAGTCCTTTACTCATTATTTTAAACGCAACATTCTTCAGTTAATTGAATAAAATAAAACAGTCTCCAATGCACGCATGTTAGTTATTTCTTTATCAATATATTTCTTTTCTTTTAGTATATTTTGAATCATAACCATTTCCGGTTTTTGGGAAAAATCGCGTAACGTTAAGTTATATTGAATGTAATTCTCTATGTTGTTTGTATTATAGCCCCTTCCTTTCTTATCAAAAAGAGCTTTATATACCTTCGAATCCCAGATCGCGTACATTTCCGGATTCATAAAATGTAAAAATTTACTCCCACCTACAATGGAGTTATTGATCTTTTCTTTAATTAAACTTAAAAATTCTACGGAACAATTTCCGATCTTTATATTTTCCTCATAAAAAGAATAATCATCTTCTCTTAAAAATTTATAATCCAGAATGGTTGGCATCCATCCATATACAATATGAGCAACCACAACAAATGATTTTCTATCAATTTTTTCTATACTTTGAACAAAATCCAGTAAATCATGATAAACTGATAAATATTGATTATTAGGAGTGGCGCTTAAACTTAGAGCCTTTGAAACAAAATATTCGACAGTAAATGATTTAAAGTTCTCCATAATTTTTGAATTTATTTAAAATTTAATGATGCAGCGCGAATGACTTACTACAACGACCAATCCTCTATTTTTAGATTCTTTACTCTATTAAATTCTTTCGTATTGTTTGTAATGAACACAAGATTTCGTGATAAAGCTTGTGCAGCTAATAATGTATCAATAGATCCGATTAAATTTCCTGATTTTTTCAGATCGACTTTAATAATCCCAAATGCTTTTGCATCAGATTGTTCAAAAGGAAGAATTTCGAATATTGATAAAAATTCTATTAGTGAAATCCTATTTTTCTCTTTATACGTGCTGTTCTCTATGCCGAATTCCAGCTCGGCAAGTGTCAAAGAAGATATGAATAATCCCTTATTCATATTTTTCTTTAATTTATCCAATAATATTTGATTTTTCTTTTTTATAAGAAAAATGCAAATATTAGTATCAAGAAGATACACTTAAAACCTTTCTCTTTCAGATTCAGAAAGTGTTTCCCGTCCTTCCCTTAAAAAATCTTCGCTAAAGCCGTTCAAACCATCAAGAAATACATTCCATACTTTATTCTTCGGAACTAAGATAACTGCTTCTCCAACCTTCTGGATGAAAACGTCGTCACCCTTGAATTGAAATTCCTTAGGCAATCTTACTGCCTGGCTTCTTCCATTTATAAATAGTTTTGCAGTTTGCATTCATTTTAATCCTCGTTAAGATATATATCATGATATATCACAAGTCAATTCTTAATTTAGTCCCTGCGGCAGGGATACGCAGGGCGACAGTCCGGCCTTGAGCCGGACGAGCGCGAATGGCGAGCCCGAAGTAGCCCGTTCCGAGCTTTGCTCGGAGCCGCCCATATTTTTTGTAGGAACTCCAACACGCCACAACTGGCAAACTTAACCACCCACTCCGTGATCCAAGATCCTTCTCAAAAACCAATCCGCACCAAAATACAGAAAGATACTTCCCGCATAGAATAGAAGGAAGAAGACCCATTTTAATCTGGAGCCGTAACCTAATCCAAAATAGATGAACGCAACAACATAGAGTGAGTGTTTGATCCCGCAGATGAGATATAATAAAAGAAATGCGTGGTCCAGTTCGGTGAGATGTCCGTCAGGAAATCCGATCAACGACCTTTCGTAAAAGAAATACGCAGAGAGACCAAGCGAGATCGTTCCTAGATAGATCGCAGTTGGTAAAATTCGTTTTTGGAATGTGTTCATATTCTCTCCGAAATTTCGAGTGTAGGATCTTCGACGAACCGGATCGAAACAAGACATAAACTTTTTAATGCGACAGAATAAGGTAAAGATTTCCTAATATTATGTCTTTTGAATTAGTTTTTCAGAAAACCGAAGCGATTAGAAGGCAGTCTAAATTTTTCAGTTTTGCTTGCCCTCTCATTTGGGATACTGTAAATTGTGTCAGAATAACTAAATTAGTCAAAACTTTGACACAGTTTACGTTAGGAGAAACTCGGGATGATCCAGACTGTAGAAAAAATCTTTAGAGAATACTTCCCCATCCCGGAAGAAAGAAAGAAAACCATTCTCCTAGTGGAGGATGAGGCCATCATTGCGCTCTCTGAAACCCAAAGATTGAAAAAGAACGGGTTCAGAGTTATCTCCGCCTACACCGCAGAGGAAGCGGTCCAAATTGCGACTAACGACTACACCATCGATCTGGTCCTCATGGACATTGATCTCGGGAGAGAAGAAGATGGCACGGACGCTGCGGTCCGTATTCTAAAAACAAGGGACATCCCTATCGTATTTCTATCCAGCCATACCGAACCGGAGATCGTCGAAAAAACGGAGAAGATCACTTCGTACGGTTATGTTGTTAAAAATTCAGGAGAAACCGTTCTGATCGCTTCCATCAAAATGGCTTTCAAATTGTATGAATCCCATCTTCGTTTAAAAAGAAGTGAAGAATCCTTAAAAGAAAACCAAGAACTTCTAAAAGCCACATTAAGATCCATCGGAGACGGAGTTATCTCAACTGACGAGCTGGGCAATATTACGGATATGAACTATGTTGCGGAGTCTTTGACCGGCTGGTCCAGAACGGATGCGATCGGAGAACCTATTGAAAGAGTTTTTAAGATCGTAAATGCTAAAACCAAAAGAAGAATGAGAAACTCTGTCGATGTTCTTACCCCTAGAGAAAAGATCATGGGTCTGGAAAACCAAGCATTACTTATTTCTAAATCAGGTTCCGAACATAGGGTCGCGGAAAGTTCCGCTCCGATCCGTTCCGAAAAAGGTTATACCGCGGGTTCCGTTTTAGTTTTTAGGGATATTTCCAAAGAATATAGTTTGCTGGAGAATATTAAAGAAAGTGAAACTAGATTTAAAACCGTAGCAAACGCTGCTCCTGTAATGATCTGGGTCTCCGGCCTGGACAAAAAATGTAACTGGTTCAATCAAACCTGGCTGAATTTTACGGGTAGAAGTATGGAACAAGAGCTTGGTGACGGCTGGGCAGAAGGTGTTCATCCGAACGATTTGGCAGAATGTATCCAGATCTATTCCAGCCATTTCGATGAAAGAGAAGCTTTCAGCATGACCTATCGTTTGAAGAATAAGAACGGTGACTGGAGATGGATCCAAGATAATGGTCTTCCTATCACGAATGAATCAGGCATTTTTACGGGTTTTATCGGCTCCTGCGTGGATATCACGGAAGCAAAAGAAGCATTGGAAACCTTGGCAAAAGATCTTCATGAAAGGGAATATCTCTATACCGAACTCCAGCATAGAGTTAAAAATAGTATGAATATGATCAGTTCTATCGTAGAGATAGAGGCATCCAGATCTTCAAATACTAAGCTGGAAAATACTTTGGAGAATTTGGTAAATAGGATCCATTCCGTCGGGAATTTGTACGAGATGTTATCCACTTCAAACAATTCACATTCCGTACGTTTGGACCGTTATATCCAAAAGATCACTGAAAATCTGCTGAATGCATTTAAAGAAAAAACAAAAGAGATCTCTCTTCAACTCGATCTGAACGATCTGGAAATAGATGTAAAAAGTGCAATTCCTCTCGGGCTCATTTTGAATGAACTAGTCACCAATATTTTTAAATACGCTTTCCCTAAAAAACAGGAAGGCAAAATTTCCATCCGACTTTTTAAAGAAGAATCTTGGGTAAACCTGGTAGTCTCGGACAATGGGGTTCCTTTTCCAAAAGGTTTCCGAACAGATTATTCTCCGGGCCTCGGACTCCAGCTTGTGAATATGTTAGTCGATCAGTTGAAAGGAAAGATCCAATGGAAATTGAATGGAGAGAAAGAAGTTTCCATCCGTTTCTGCAATAAGGAACAACATTCGGATCAATTTTCTTTCGTACGATCTTAGAAATTTCTTCCCGATTTTTCTAAATTTCGGGCCAAAATTAGCCAGAATTCCAGATTGCCATTCTGCAGGGCGAAATGGAAACTTAAACAATGGACCAGACCCTAGCCCGAAAGGTCACCCCAAAGCCCCGCAGGAAAGGGGGCGCTTATACGGTGGGAGCGGAAGATATTTATATTTTTCCACTTTCCGAAAGTACGAACATATTTCTTCAAAAAGTTTGGACCGCATTCGTAAACAAAATGGTCTCCATGACCCTTCCGAATGGAAAACCTGTATTCCAGTATGCAATTTTCGAGGCGATCCAAGATAAAAATCTGAAGATCGTAGCATCCGCCACTCATTTTAGAATGAAACAGGTAACTGATAGGATCGGACTCCAAAGTATAGATGACTTCATCCGAAATACGATCCCAATCTCCATCCAAGATCCGGGAAATCTTTCTGCCAGATATTTGAGAGAAGCGATCCTATCCGTAGAAAAGAAAGCAAGACCGGAAGTTTATTTCCATAGTTTGGATGATGAAAGGGTCCATCCCAACTTAAAGCAGCTTCTTACCAAAACAATGAACTATGCCGCGGGAATTCCTTTGTTTGTGAAAGGTTTTCCGATCGGTATGTTATGGGGGATCCGCAGGGACAATATGAGCCCCGAGCAGGAAGAAGAAGTCCGCCAGCAGTTATACAGCCTTTATGACGTAGTGGACTTTGTGATCTCCAAGGAGATGGGCCTAAAAGGAGATCCTTACTACGCACGTAAGAATATCGAAAAGTCGGATCTTCATTCCAGAGCAAAACATCTATTCTATACCAGAGGTTTCGGCCAGGACGAGCCTGTTACTACTATAGTATTCGATTCTCATACCTACCAAAGATCGTATCGACTCGACGCGAGTTTTCTAATTCCTTCTGGGGATGGATACTCCGTTAGTTTGAAACGTTTCGAACCGAAGGAAAGGAATGATACCGGTAAGAACCTTCTTCTTATCCCCGGCTTTTTTTGCAGAAGGTCCGTAATGGACAAGGTTGCCAGAGAGTTATCCCTCCGCCATGGTTATAGGGTATTCTCCATGGATATGAGGGGAAGATCCAGAAGGACACTTCCTCTCTTTGGGATACGAGAAGGCTGGACTGTGGATGATTTTATCCAGGAAGATTTTCCTGCTGTCCTGGGATGGATCAAAGAGAATTTCCCGAACGAACAACTAGTCGTAGTCGGTCATAGTATGGGGGGAATGATCCCTAGATTCTACTGTTCCGCATACGAAGAGATCGTAAAACAAAAACCGAATCCTACCGTTCCACTTCTGGATCCGAAAGAATTGATCTCTGGAATCGTTTCCATTACTTCTCCCAATTTTGTGAGATTGCAGGCACAAATCCCGGGTCTGGATATTCTAAAGATGGGACTAAAACTGGTTCCTTCTAAAACGATCTCAGATTTTCTTTTTGATCTGACTTCTTTTTCTTTGCAGACTACCCTTCCTACTGTGGACCTGAATAAATTTTTTAAATTTCTTCTGGGATTACATTCTTCTTTGAGAGCGGTTTCTTTTGATCTTCATGCAAAAGTTGTAAACCTGAGAGACTTCGTGGGATATAAACAGATCTCTCCTCCTGAATGGTATTTTCTGATCGAAGATATTTTCTGCGAAGAATCCACAAAAGTGGTTCTTCAATTTTTGAGATCTCAATTGAGCCAAGACAGATCTTTTCTCTCCTACGACGGAACTTTGGATTATACCGCGCTCCAAAAAAATCTGCAGATCCCTCTTTTTTCAGTTTTGGGTTCGGTGGACAAAGTGGTTCCGAGTGAAACGATCGAGAACGATCTTGCCGCACTTCCTCACAAAAAAAATAAGATTCTTTCGTACGAACAGGGTCACTTAGGTATCGTTTTCCACATGCCGGTGGTGAAAGAAATGTGCTCGGAAATTGACTCCTGGATCAAAGGATTGGACTCGACTTGAGCCCCAGGTTTAGAACGCTTGACATTTCGGGAAACGAAAGATAGGTTCAAATACTAGGAAATGGATCTTTTGGAAGCGACCATATATAATATCTCTCTCACGAATGTGGGCTTTGCCGTATTTTTGAAGGCAAAAGACGA
The nucleotide sequence above comes from Leptospira dzoumogneensis. Encoded proteins:
- a CDS encoding response regulator, whose product is MNKGYIICVDDEVSVLETLQEQLHNEFGKTHEIETARSAEEALALLDEIQASGYVIEVIITDQVMPGMKGADFLESVHKRSPDSIKILLTGQAGLDSAIHAINFGGLSRYVEKPWNIEDLTRDIRSLIEKFRQNLENQHLVNELNRRIKELEEENRKLQQTGE
- the vapB gene encoding type II toxin-antitoxin system antitoxin VapB, whose translation is MQTAKLFINGRSQAVRLPKEFQFKGDDVFIQKVGEAVILVPKNKVWNVFLDGLNGFSEDFLREGRETLSESERERF
- a CDS encoding PAS domain S-box protein, which produces MIQTVEKIFREYFPIPEERKKTILLVEDEAIIALSETQRLKKNGFRVISAYTAEEAVQIATNDYTIDLVLMDIDLGREEDGTDAAVRILKTRDIPIVFLSSHTEPEIVEKTEKITSYGYVVKNSGETVLIASIKMAFKLYESHLRLKRSEESLKENQELLKATLRSIGDGVISTDELGNITDMNYVAESLTGWSRTDAIGEPIERVFKIVNAKTKRRMRNSVDVLTPREKIMGLENQALLISKSGSEHRVAESSAPIRSEKGYTAGSVLVFRDISKEYSLLENIKESETRFKTVANAAPVMIWVSGLDKKCNWFNQTWLNFTGRSMEQELGDGWAEGVHPNDLAECIQIYSSHFDEREAFSMTYRLKNKNGDWRWIQDNGLPITNESGIFTGFIGSCVDITEAKEALETLAKDLHEREYLYTELQHRVKNSMNMISSIVEIEASRSSNTKLENTLENLVNRIHSVGNLYEMLSTSNNSHSVRLDRYIQKITENLLNAFKEKTKEISLQLDLNDLEIDVKSAIPLGLILNELVTNIFKYAFPKKQEGKISIRLFKEESWVNLVVSDNGVPFPKGFRTDYSPGLGLQLVNMLVDQLKGKIQWKLNGEKEVSIRFCNKEQHSDQFSFVRS
- the vapC gene encoding type II toxin-antitoxin system tRNA(fMet)-specific endonuclease VapC → MYLLDTNICIFLIKKKNQILLDKLKKNMNKGLFISSLTLAELEFGIENSTYKEKNRISLIEFLSIFEILPFEQSDAKAFGIIKVDLKKSGNLIGSIDTLLAAQALSRNLVFITNNTKEFNRVKNLKIEDWSL
- a CDS encoding LIC_11959 family protein, with the protein product MKQFLLLSAILCIIPTSDGRRLDAEPAGNTYRGTITLKEPRALDIKESLTDSSPNYPETIKLYYQGLKENYVVFYDWNGHTLYYKYRDNKFDRRFKKYVSRLAAGAPYEVTGEYQGVFVFENKTIRRFKKKGEDTLADRKEKQSIPVFQLVKYRELILEEIIF
- a CDS encoding alpha/beta fold hydrolase, whose protein sequence is MDQTLARKVTPKPRRKGGAYTVGAEDIYIFPLSESTNIFLQKVWTAFVNKMVSMTLPNGKPVFQYAIFEAIQDKNLKIVASATHFRMKQVTDRIGLQSIDDFIRNTIPISIQDPGNLSARYLREAILSVEKKARPEVYFHSLDDERVHPNLKQLLTKTMNYAAGIPLFVKGFPIGMLWGIRRDNMSPEQEEEVRQQLYSLYDVVDFVISKEMGLKGDPYYARKNIEKSDLHSRAKHLFYTRGFGQDEPVTTIVFDSHTYQRSYRLDASFLIPSGDGYSVSLKRFEPKERNDTGKNLLLIPGFFCRRSVMDKVARELSLRHGYRVFSMDMRGRSRRTLPLFGIREGWTVDDFIQEDFPAVLGWIKENFPNEQLVVVGHSMGGMIPRFYCSAYEEIVKQKPNPTVPLLDPKELISGIVSITSPNFVRLQAQIPGLDILKMGLKLVPSKTISDFLFDLTSFSLQTTLPTVDLNKFFKFLLGLHSSLRAVSFDLHAKVVNLRDFVGYKQISPPEWYFLIEDIFCEESTKVVLQFLRSQLSQDRSFLSYDGTLDYTALQKNLQIPLFSVLGSVDKVVPSETIENDLAALPHKKNKILSYEQGHLGIVFHMPVVKEMCSEIDSWIKGLDST
- a CDS encoding HEAT repeat domain-containing protein, which codes for MSLTEESRNSKKKTASCSKQANNLLSALENKTDPILRPSRFISLAGISTLSLVLSFLSFGALAAKEAPPKPKYTEEQIRKKKEVLSKVLKYGTTKERASALRELEDFPKEEAGELYDQVGVILSKDPDWSMKIYALRISGILKLTQFEDKIIALLKHDQQDVQKEAVYVVKKLKFDSGIPVLTELLKAQDFTKNSNFLIALIETLAEFPQANEPFSVLEARFQEKFNDPEVRAQIALYFGKVKKSSIENVLIATVKDEKEPITLRAYSVNALGKIKSEAAITPLRELLEKIRALKSKNDIQDYQALKIHTITALVSLGDKEIIEELYSFARDDDAMVRLRAIKHLAETEDPAVIEILEYKAQRDPSEKVKRAAQNALDQLRKKLDPSFVPASAETKPAKDTSTRKAGGSGSSSSRRSRPSSGGGEGSNPVPLSGEGAGSSGGSTGGGSSGSGGSSGGGKPSGGESEDLEND